The following proteins come from a genomic window of Pseudomonas putida:
- a CDS encoding tyrosine-type recombinase/integrase, giving the protein MRLVFATKDLALAGRSFEGFPLLIGSEGWPVEPAQSFLWHTLIESGEALSDLTWEAYGRRLYDYFAFLEANGLGWDEESPAHGLSALSRYRDWSSGELALDPGTVNNRLALIVRFYRWAKQRNLITVLPFGEKRVRVAQHSGLLSHIALPGAESTKVSVMVRDRKRLTKFLTKDQVKVCLALDTDPSHQILFHLMVRTGLRSCEARSFPLKYVFNPRLKKGLRPRQMISVALDPSDMHIKYDRPRTIDVPWSLMESMWSYSLHQREVRKSNGDGRVTALLLTNEGRHYSKDSVVDVMKSYERKCGFYVRAHMLRHTYGTYTLLALRKSKEFEGEPLLYVRDRLGHSDVQTTMIYLHLINQLEAQSVLAHEDEIDMMFMTDSVSRI; this is encoded by the coding sequence ATGAGGCTGGTATTCGCAACAAAAGACCTAGCATTAGCAGGTCGATCCTTTGAAGGCTTTCCGTTGCTGATTGGGTCAGAGGGATGGCCAGTCGAGCCAGCTCAATCCTTCCTTTGGCACACGCTTATCGAGTCAGGTGAGGCCCTAAGCGATTTGACTTGGGAAGCCTATGGACGGCGTCTGTACGATTACTTTGCCTTCCTGGAAGCCAATGGATTGGGCTGGGACGAGGAAAGCCCGGCTCACGGTCTGAGTGCTCTGTCGAGGTACAGGGATTGGTCGAGCGGAGAATTAGCACTTGATCCCGGCACGGTGAACAATCGTCTGGCCTTGATCGTGAGGTTCTACCGATGGGCTAAGCAGCGCAACCTGATAACTGTGCTGCCCTTCGGTGAGAAAAGGGTAAGAGTTGCCCAACATTCCGGTCTTCTCAGTCATATCGCTCTGCCCGGAGCCGAGAGCACGAAAGTTTCGGTGATGGTTCGCGACCGAAAGCGCTTGACCAAATTCCTGACCAAGGATCAAGTCAAGGTATGCCTTGCCCTGGATACCGATCCAAGCCACCAGATATTGTTCCACCTCATGGTGCGTACCGGCCTTCGCTCCTGTGAAGCGAGGTCTTTTCCTCTCAAATATGTGTTCAACCCCAGGTTGAAGAAGGGACTGCGCCCAAGGCAAATGATCAGTGTTGCTCTTGATCCTTCAGACATGCATATCAAGTACGACCGGCCTAGAACTATCGACGTGCCATGGTCGTTGATGGAGAGCATGTGGTCTTACTCCCTTCACCAACGAGAGGTTCGTAAGTCCAATGGTGATGGACGTGTTACCGCGCTGCTGCTGACTAATGAAGGCAGGCATTATTCAAAAGATTCCGTAGTGGACGTTATGAAGTCCTATGAAAGAAAGTGCGGTTTCTATGTTCGGGCCCACATGCTACGCCACACCTATGGGACTTATACCTTGCTTGCTCTTCGAAAAAGCAAAGAGTTTGAAGGTGAGCCATTGTTGTATGTCCGAGATAGGCTGGGGCATTCAGATGTGCAAACAACTATGATCTATTTGCATCTCATAAACCAGCTTGAAGCCCAATCCGTCCTTGCTCACGAGGACGAAATTGACATGATGTTTATGACTGATTCGGTTTCGCGTATTTGA
- a CDS encoding DNA-directed DNA polymerase has translation MGSDQHAAQEHAVSVFALVDCNSFYCSCERIFRPDLAQKPVVVLSNNDLRGGNR, from the coding sequence ATGGGGAGTGATCAGCATGCTGCTCAGGAGCATGCTGTGAGCGTCTTTGCCCTGGTCGATTGCAACAGCTTTTACTGCTCATGTGAGCGGATCTTCCGTCCGGACTTGGCACAGAAGCCAGTCGTGGTCCTTTCGAACAACGATCTGAGGGGTGGGAATCGTTAG
- a CDS encoding SDR family NAD(P)-dependent oxidoreductase, translating into MVLRIFSSQRLALLLLLLTALQLSGCAVSPRLKPSDQPSVAGKTFVITGASSGFGRGVALRLAALQGDVVLAARRTAVLEELATQIREAGGSALVVTTDVSKPADIQGLAQAAIERFGSIDVWINNAAVGALGRFEDVPVEDHARVVDVNLKGVIYGSHAAMRQFRTQGFGTLVNVGSVESEIPLAYHASYAATKGGVMNLGAAIAEEIRLSGSETISVATVMPWAVDTPFWEHAANYTGGTPRMAAMDGPEQVVEAIAWVSVNPRKRLPVGWKARGAVISHSLFPSLTERIAANIAHRWQIEKAPPAPPTTGSLYKPMHSGTGVEGGVRERMEREETARKQSK; encoded by the coding sequence ATGGTTTTGCGAATCTTCTCATCGCAGAGATTGGCTTTGCTGCTGCTTCTGCTTACCGCCCTGCAACTCAGTGGCTGCGCCGTTTCCCCACGCCTGAAACCAAGCGACCAGCCAAGCGTAGCTGGCAAAACCTTCGTCATCACTGGTGCCTCCAGTGGCTTCGGTCGCGGCGTGGCGCTCAGGCTTGCCGCTTTGCAAGGCGACGTGGTGCTGGCGGCCCGCCGAACCGCGGTGCTCGAAGAACTGGCTACGCAGATACGCGAGGCAGGAGGGTCGGCACTCGTAGTGACCACCGATGTGAGCAAACCAGCCGACATACAAGGCCTGGCCCAAGCCGCCATCGAACGCTTCGGCAGTATCGACGTGTGGATCAACAACGCAGCGGTCGGAGCACTGGGGCGCTTCGAAGACGTCCCCGTCGAGGACCATGCGCGGGTTGTGGACGTCAATCTCAAGGGCGTGATCTACGGAAGCCACGCGGCCATGCGCCAGTTCAGAACTCAGGGCTTCGGCACGCTGGTCAACGTCGGCTCGGTCGAGAGCGAGATACCGCTGGCTTACCATGCCTCCTACGCAGCGACCAAAGGTGGAGTGATGAATCTCGGGGCAGCAATCGCCGAGGAGATTCGCCTGAGCGGCAGCGAGACTATTAGTGTCGCCACTGTTATGCCCTGGGCTGTGGACACACCGTTCTGGGAACACGCGGCCAACTACACCGGCGGCACGCCACGCATGGCCGCAATGGACGGCCCTGAGCAGGTGGTTGAAGCCATCGCCTGGGTCTCGGTCAACCCGCGCAAACGTCTGCCGGTAGGCTGGAAAGCCCGGGGCGCAGTGATCTCGCATTCGCTGTTCCCCTCTCTCACCGAGCGAATCGCGGCGAACATCGCGCACCGCTGGCAGATCGAAAAAGCTCCGCCAGCACCGCCAACAACGGGTTCGCTTTACAAGCCAATGCACTCTGGCACTGGTGTGGAAGGCGGCGTGCGTGAACGTATGGAGCGGGAAGAGACTGCACGAAAGCAATCGAAATAA